The sequence CTCTCCCACGTGGTCCGGACGCCTGTGAATCGAGCCCGCCGGAGGGTCTCACAGCGAAATACAAAAGCAGCTGGGAAGCGGCGGCGGAGCGAGTTCCCAGCGCCGGGCAGAGCCCCGCACCGGCTCACAGCCGCGATGGGGCTGAGACGTCCGGAGCCCCGGAGCCAGCAAGCTGCCGGTCCCTCCTCGCCGCCGGGACCCGGGCACCCGGGCTCGGCTTGAAGAGGCGGCAGCACCAGCACAGCCGGAGCATGGGCAGGAGGATGCGGAGCGCCGCCACCACCGCTGGTCTCTGGCTGCTGGTGCTGGGCTCGCTGCTGGCGCTGTGGGGCGGGCTCCTGCCGCCGCGGACTGAGCTGCTCATCCCCGGGCCGCCCGAAGACGGAATCCTGCCGCACCCGCCCGGGAGCAGCGGCCCAAAATCCGCGCCTCGCTTTCCCCAGCCCCCGCTCCTGGCGCGGGACGCCCGCGGCGGCTCCTTGAAAACTTTCCGGTCTCTGCTCACCTTGGCGGCCGGCGTAGACGGTCCGCCCCGGCAGCCCCGGGACAAGCGCAGGCGGCACGTGCCAGCCAGGCGGCCGCGGCTGGAGGAGCGCCCTGTGGTGCACGGCGGCATCTTCTGGAGCCCCGGCCTGGAAGAGCAGGTGCCCCGGGGCTTTTCGGAGGCCCAAGCGGCGGCGTGGCTGGAGACGGTGCGCGGAGCCCGGGTGGTGGCCCTGGAGCGCGGGGGATGCGGACGCAGCTCCAACCGGCTGGCGCTCTTCCCCGACGGCACCCGTGCCTGCGTGCGCTACGGCATCAACCCCGAGCAGATACAGGGCGAGGCCCTGTCCTACTACCTGGCGCGTCTGCTGGGCCTCCAACGCCACGTGCCGCCGCTGGCACTGGCCCGGGTGGAGGCTCGGGGCGCGCAGTGGGCGCAGGTGCAGGAGGAGCTTCGTGCG is a genomic window of Phyllostomus discolor isolate MPI-MPIP mPhyDis1 chromosome 6, mPhyDis1.pri.v3, whole genome shotgun sequence containing:
- the FJX1 gene encoding four-jointed box protein 1; translation: MGRRMRSAATTAGLWLLVLGSLLALWGGLLPPRTELLIPGPPEDGILPHPPGSSGPKSAPRFPQPPLLARDARGGSLKTFRSLLTLAAGVDGPPRQPRDKRRRHVPARRPRLEERPVVHGGIFWSPGLEEQVPRGFSEAQAAAWLETVRGARVVALERGGCGRSSNRLALFPDGTRACVRYGINPEQIQGEALSYYLARLLGLQRHVPPLALARVEARGAQWAQVQEELRAAHWTEGSVVSLTSWLPNLTDVVVPAPWRSEDGHLRPLRAAGDELANRSQAELVDLVQWTDLILFDYLTANFDRLVSNLFSLQWDPRVMQRATSNLHRGPGGALVFLDNEAGLVHGYRVAGMWDKYNEPLLQSVCVFRERTARRVLDLHRGQDAAARLLRLYQHQEPRFPELAELADPHAQLLQRRLDFLAKHILHCKAKYGRRPGT